The genomic region TAGAATTCTATTTTTAACGAAAAGCTTTAAGCGTTTTATTACCTAAAATGTTACTTCGTTTTTGATTAACCTTCAATGAAATTAACACCTTCTTCTTTGAATATTCTCTTAAAGACCTCGTATGCGTCGTTAGTATAGAGGCAAACTATAATCTTATCCAAATTCCAATTTTCCTTCAAAACTTTAGCCATTTTCCTTGCACAGACCTCGTAGGGATAACCGTAAATTCCTGTTGAAATTGCAGGTAAAGCTATGCTCTTAACTTTAAGCTCTTCAGCTTTCCTTAAGGAATTCCTTATTGCCTCCTCAAGCTTTTCTTCTCCTTCAATTCCGTACCTAGGACCAACTGCATGAATTATGTATTTAGCCTTCAGCTTTCCTGCAGAAGTCACTGCGACTTCCCCCGTTTTTAATGGGCCATGCTTTCTTACATATTCCCTGCTTTCCTCTTGTATTTCTTTTCCTCCTTTTCTTACTATTGCATAAGCTACTCCTCCTCCATGCTCTAGGAAGGAATTTGCAGCATTAACTATTGCATCTGCCTCAATTTCTGTTATATCTCCCTTAGTAAGGTAAACGATCACTTCTTGCTCCCCTTGGCATGAAGAATTAAGATATAAAACTTTTAGTTCCTTTCTATAATTACATTTATGGAAGTAAAATTAGTAAAAGCTTTCCTTACCATTCTACTACTTTTATCTCCTTTTAATTATTTTAGCGATTTCGGTCACTTTTTGGCTACAAATCGTTTTACTCACGTATATCCTCCAAGAATAGACCCTAAGCTTTCGCATGTGCAGGGAGGCGTAAATGTTTACTCACTTTACAATAGTGAACCCGCTCCAATGGGAATAGCAGATTATGGCATAGGTCCTAACGGCCCTTATATAAGGAATACTAGCCAAGTATTAGCAAAGGCTCATATATGTAGTCTGAGCGTTGATAGCAGTATTAATACTGATTGCGTTTCAGCTCAGCTTAACGTAGTGCTTTCGTATTGTTATAACGGTAATCAGTATTCTATCTGGCTACAAGACGTCGCTCTAATAATGCTGTTTAATAATACAATAAAATTTATAGATAATATTTGGAATCTATCCTCAGTAAATGCTAACGTTACTGAGGTAAAAGGTAAAGGTACACTATGCACTTATCATGGTGTTACTTTTTACTATTATTGTGCTAATGGCTATCCTGGAAGTCCTTGCGTTTTCTCTTATCCTCTAAATTTCTGTATGTTAATAAACGTTAGCGAGAACTCCCTAGGAGAGCCTGTCGCTTATTTTTGGTACAACGACGGTCACGGTTGGGTTAATTATGATTCTGTAACCTTCCTATTTCCTCATTCTAGAAATGTAAATATTACAATTAACGGATATCAATATACAGGCTCTGGAGACTTTTACGATATAGAATTCGATATAGTAGGTCCAGGAGGAGGCACTTGCGCTTATTTTAATAACGCATGCGTTTATCTCTATTTGTATTACTGGAACGGGCATAATTTTCAAG from Acidianus ambivalens harbors:
- a CDS encoding ADP-ribose-binding protein encodes the protein MIVYLTKGDITEIEADAIVNAANSFLEHGGGVAYAIVRKGGKEIQEESREYVRKHGPLKTGEVAVTSAGKLKAKYIIHAVGPRYGIEGEEKLEEAIRNSLRKAEELKVKSIALPAISTGIYGYPYEVCARKMAKVLKENWNLDKIIVCLYTNDAYEVFKRIFKEEGVNFIEG